GGATTCATTATCACTCCTTCGGATTGAGAAAAATATAACGTACGAAACGGTACTCTACAATTTCCGATTCGCAGGTTTCCGATGTACTTTTCGATAAGGAAACAGGTGGAAAGGGAAACCAATGCCGGAACAACGCGTTTTTACTGTCGCGGAAGCTCGCGCGATGCTGCCGCTGGTACGCAGTATCGTTCGGGATATTCGCGAGTGCTGGCAGCAGATCCCGATTCCCCCATTGCCGGAGCACCCCAAGTCCAGCGCAGCCAATCTTCCCACTATCTCCCCGGAGGAACAAAAACGGGTGAGTGCGCTCGAAGCAAAGCTCATCGATTACGTCAATGAATTACAGGAATTGGGGATTTCGATTAAATCGGTCGAATCCG
The genomic region above belongs to bacterium and contains:
- a CDS encoding DUF2203 domain-containing protein, with translation MPEQRVFTVAEARAMLPLVRSIVRDIRECWQQIPIPPLPEHPKSSAANLPTISPEEQKRVSALEAKLIDYVNELQELGISIKSVES